A stretch of Flavobacteriales bacterium DNA encodes these proteins:
- a CDS encoding right-handed parallel beta-helix repeat-containing protein: MRRFSILLCLGLVLGPASTTSAQLNGSYTVGPAGNYANIAAAITALQTSGVSGPVTMNIISGSYSGNWTINAIAGTSAVNTVTFRSQAMNAAAVTLSNAGASAMLTLSNCTFVRLQYVTATTTNYGVLLQNAASDITISDCTFSAGAWAGINSATVFTGSRITVENNSFVGGQFAVRLNNSGVSYGADMVVRNNTITGVTSDGLIVERADGLIVEGNTISSAGATTATYDDGIFIRNCINELLVARNTVNWGIGTNCIHLSQHTLLPAQPPVIENNMLVLSGANAAGCVLSVDNAHGTIVRHNSLRSTIARHALQVQFCNNVIAAGNILQTMAVECLMTQSATFNSIDRNIYYCTQANVIRWAVFSYYTWSAWQAQGWDASSLFIDPLFVSATDLHLQAGSPAISLAPSPAVTAVDRDGGARPLPVGSTPDIGAHERPDGCTGMSGTYTIGPGVGNDFASFNHAVLAMSSCTLIGPVLFLVQSGTYTEQVSVPQISGTSATNTITFRSAALDSSAVVLTWPSSTTGANNFTVRMNGGDFVTWDRITIDRTGTSNYAQVVVFNSTAGSAGSQNTRITRCRLRGTTATVTFGELLYAAANGNEDSVRVERTRFENGTYGFRWGTTTDNDLLLVQDNVLIGQSVFALGLTVRDRSFTLRRNSVQTSAFGSNCISIAASYAGFNVHDNRLESSSGTPTVIITTVNASVGGEPRFYNNTVLSWSTGIQVAGPVSNLRVDHNSIFASTYGIHFVSGVIGLASFRNNAIYSGNYTVYRQVATTTLTLSSNNLLFRGLAGPLAFWTAAQNTLPALQAASGGFASSANADPRYYDAFTNDLHAYAMEADMAATPIAYITTDIDGQPRSLTTPDIGADEFTPQLWAEAFNTCGAADAIASTGSGTDQWIYKDRKVLARFNDNGQNLGTVQLNVFLNNGPVRTSDLGQHYLDRNWHLVTQNAIASSASIRLFFSGSEFTPYAAADPLVATLSDAGVVHYAGVNENCLETDDPAGQQWTSLYPISHGTEARINAAGGTNYVTPSIGNDGELYVTGLGQVLPVELLAFTAKRANDREVQLDWTTATEHDNAGFEVWRMIEGEEDFTRVGWVNGAGNSLQVLTYARLDDNASAKISYYKLKQVDTGGQYEWSLAVAVEGAGHAAQFMAHPNPARDVITLRGLPENTTMIAMHDASGRLVKQWSSTAMLMELDELERGVYVLVASDPEGGGVSARVVLD; the protein is encoded by the coding sequence ATGCGGCGCTTCAGCATCCTCCTCTGCCTCGGACTGGTTCTCGGCCCAGCCTCTACGACCAGCGCCCAGCTCAATGGCAGCTACACCGTAGGCCCTGCCGGCAATTACGCGAACATCGCCGCAGCCATTACCGCCTTGCAGACCAGCGGCGTGAGCGGACCGGTGACCATGAACATCATCAGTGGCAGCTACAGCGGCAATTGGACGATCAATGCCATCGCAGGCACGAGTGCAGTGAATACCGTGACCTTCCGGAGCCAGGCCATGAACGCTGCGGCGGTCACCCTCTCGAACGCGGGCGCCTCGGCGATGCTCACGCTCAGTAATTGCACGTTCGTGCGCCTTCAATACGTGACGGCCACCACCACCAACTATGGCGTGCTGCTCCAGAACGCCGCATCGGACATCACCATCTCCGATTGCACGTTCTCGGCGGGGGCATGGGCTGGGATCAACTCCGCTACGGTGTTCACCGGGTCGCGCATCACGGTGGAGAACAACAGTTTCGTGGGTGGTCAATTCGCGGTCCGGCTGAACAATTCGGGCGTGAGCTATGGCGCCGACATGGTCGTTCGCAACAACACGATCACGGGAGTGACGAGCGACGGCCTCATCGTGGAGCGGGCCGATGGGCTCATTGTCGAGGGCAATACCATCAGCAGCGCTGGGGCAACGACCGCCACCTATGACGACGGCATATTCATACGCAACTGCATCAACGAACTGCTCGTTGCGCGCAACACCGTGAACTGGGGCATCGGCACCAATTGCATCCACCTCAGCCAGCACACCTTGCTACCGGCGCAGCCGCCGGTGATCGAGAACAACATGCTGGTTCTATCCGGGGCGAACGCTGCTGGCTGCGTGCTTTCCGTTGACAATGCGCATGGCACGATCGTCCGCCACAACAGCCTGCGCAGCACCATCGCCCGGCACGCCCTGCAGGTGCAGTTCTGCAACAACGTGATCGCGGCAGGCAACATCCTCCAGACCATGGCGGTGGAATGCCTGATGACGCAGAGCGCCACCTTCAACAGCATCGACCGGAACATCTACTACTGCACGCAGGCGAACGTGATCCGCTGGGCGGTATTCAGCTATTACACTTGGAGCGCTTGGCAGGCACAAGGCTGGGACGCCAGCTCGCTGTTCATCGATCCGCTCTTCGTGAGCGCAACCGATCTGCACCTGCAAGCGGGATCACCAGCTATCTCGCTCGCACCTTCACCTGCGGTCACCGCTGTCGATCGCGACGGTGGTGCGCGTCCGTTGCCCGTGGGCAGCACACCCGACATCGGCGCCCACGAACGGCCCGATGGATGCACCGGCATGAGCGGCACCTATACCATCGGCCCCGGCGTGGGGAATGATTTCGCGAGCTTCAACCATGCCGTGCTGGCCATGAGCAGCTGCACGCTCATCGGACCGGTGCTCTTCCTCGTTCAGAGCGGCACTTACACCGAGCAGGTGAGCGTCCCCCAGATCAGTGGCACATCGGCCACGAACACGATCACCTTCCGCAGCGCGGCACTGGACAGCAGCGCGGTGGTGCTCACCTGGCCTTCGTCGACCACAGGAGCCAACAATTTCACCGTGCGCATGAACGGCGGGGACTTCGTCACCTGGGACCGCATCACCATCGACCGCACGGGCACCAGCAACTATGCGCAGGTGGTGGTGTTCAACAGCACCGCTGGGAGCGCCGGAAGCCAGAACACACGGATCACCCGTTGCCGGTTGCGGGGAACAACAGCGACGGTCACGTTCGGTGAGTTGCTCTACGCCGCAGCGAACGGCAATGAGGACAGTGTGCGTGTGGAGCGCACGCGTTTCGAGAACGGCACCTACGGCTTCCGCTGGGGCACCACCACGGACAATGACCTGCTGCTGGTGCAGGACAACGTGCTCATCGGGCAGTCGGTCTTCGCCCTGGGGCTTACCGTGCGCGACCGCTCGTTCACCCTGCGGCGCAACTCGGTGCAGACCTCCGCATTCGGCTCCAATTGCATCTCCATCGCCGCGTCATACGCAGGGTTCAACGTGCATGACAACCGACTGGAATCCTCATCGGGAACACCCACGGTGATCATCACCACCGTGAACGCATCCGTTGGCGGCGAACCGCGCTTCTATAACAACACCGTCCTGAGCTGGTCCACGGGCATCCAGGTCGCAGGCCCGGTCTCCAACCTGCGCGTGGACCACAACTCCATCTTCGCGAGCACGTACGGCATCCACTTCGTCAGCGGCGTGATCGGCCTTGCCTCCTTCCGCAACAACGCGATCTACTCTGGCAACTACACCGTGTACCGGCAGGTAGCTACCACCACGCTCACCCTCAGCAGCAACAACTTGCTTTTCCGCGGCCTTGCGGGTCCGCTCGCCTTCTGGACAGCCGCGCAAAACACGCTGCCCGCGCTGCAAGCGGCATCGGGCGGTTTCGCCAGCAGCGCGAACGCGGATCCGCGTTACTACGATGCATTCACCAACGATCTGCATGCCTATGCCATGGAGGCGGATATGGCTGCCACCCCCATCGCGTACATCACCACCGACATCGATGGCCAGCCGCGGAGCCTCACCACACCCGACATCGGCGCCGATGAATTCACCCCGCAGCTGTGGGCGGAAGCGTTCAACACCTGTGGGGCCGCCGATGCGATCGCCAGCACGGGCAGCGGCACCGACCAGTGGATCTACAAGGACCGCAAGGTGCTCGCACGCTTCAACGACAATGGCCAGAACCTGGGCACGGTGCAGCTGAACGTGTTCCTGAACAACGGACCCGTGCGCACCAGCGACCTGGGCCAGCACTACCTGGATCGCAACTGGCACCTCGTCACCCAGAACGCGATCGCATCCAGCGCGAGCATCCGCTTGTTCTTCAGCGGGAGCGAGTTCACGCCTTACGCTGCGGCCGATCCGCTGGTGGCAACGCTATCTGATGCAGGTGTCGTTCACTACGCGGGAGTGAACGAGAACTGCCTGGAGACGGACGACCCCGCAGGCCAGCAATGGACCAGCCTCTACCCGATCTCCCACGGCACGGAAGCGCGGATCAACGCGGCGGGCGGAACGAACTACGTGACGCCGAGCATCGGCAACGACGGGGAATTGTACGTGACGGGTCTTGGGCAGGTGCTGCCGGTGGAGCTGCTCGCATTCACCGCAAAGCGCGCGAATGATCGTGAAGTCCAGCTCGACTGGACGACCGCCACCGAGCACGACAACGCCGGCTTCGAGGTGTGGCGCATGATCGAGGGAGAAGAGGACTTCACCCGGGTCGGCTGGGTGAATGGCGCGGGCAACAGCCTGCAGGTCCTCACCTACGCCCGCCTCGACGACAATGCGTCGGCCAAGATCAGCTACTACAAGCTGAAGCAAGTGGACACCGGTGGGCAGTACGAGTGGAGCCTGGCAGTGGCCGTGGAAGGAGCAGGTCATGCGGCGCAGTTCATGGCGCATCCGAATCCAGCGCGCGATGTGATCACGCTCCGCGGGCTTCCGGAGAATACCACGATGATCGCCATGCATGATGCGAGCGGTCGCTTGGTGAAACAGTGGAGCAGCACTGCGATGCTCATGGAGCTTGACGAGTTGGAGCGCGGGGTGTACGTGCTCGTTGCCTCCGATCCCGAAGGCGGCGGGGTCAGCGCACGCGTGGTGCTGGACTAG
- a CDS encoding T9SS type A sorting domain-containing protein, protein MRLLRLLPLFMPFGLNAQMLHNNGAVITINSLVTVDVNGDLMNNGTGVIDNNGSIVISGNFVHNASNTCFAASHGTVVLDGAAQGIGGSDVAVFNNLVLTGTGPKTLMQHVEVGGAYAAPMGVLDLDDRTLDLNGYDLTVLNPLPTAIARTSGYVISERDPGNGYSFVRWNVGQNTGNYTMPFGNAATNDYLPFTAAITTPGVGTTGYIRMATYPTVTLASPNNRPLPTAVPSLVDVSGMENAPNVLDRWWVMESGNFTASPIATTTFAYRDGEWSTGTNTITESALQLERQMGVWNMFPTVTNIAANTLTATGIPLMTSSWTAAMLATPLPVELLSFTGKRLNEREVQLDWSTATEQNNAGFEVWRMIEGEDDFTEVGWADGAGNSQQLINYLHPDNNRASKTSYYKLKQVDHDGQYEWSAVVAVEGAGFATRLVAYPNPARDVITLSGVPENNTMITMHDASGRLVKQWSSTTMLTGLGELERGVYLLNALDADGGVLGVRVALE, encoded by the coding sequence ATGCGCCTCCTTCGCCTCCTGCCGTTGTTCATGCCGTTCGGGTTGAACGCCCAGATGCTGCACAACAACGGGGCGGTGATCACCATCAACTCCCTCGTGACCGTTGACGTGAATGGCGACCTGATGAACAACGGTACGGGTGTGATAGACAACAATGGCAGCATCGTGATCAGCGGCAACTTCGTGCACAACGCCTCCAACACCTGCTTCGCGGCGAGCCATGGAACGGTGGTGCTGGATGGCGCCGCCCAAGGGATCGGCGGCAGCGACGTGGCCGTCTTCAACAACCTGGTCTTGACCGGCACCGGTCCGAAGACCCTGATGCAGCACGTGGAGGTCGGTGGCGCGTACGCTGCACCCATGGGCGTCCTTGATCTGGATGACCGCACGCTCGACCTGAACGGCTATGACCTGACCGTGCTCAACCCGCTGCCCACGGCCATCGCACGCACGAGCGGCTACGTCATCAGTGAGCGCGACCCAGGCAACGGGTATTCCTTCGTGCGTTGGAACGTCGGGCAGAACACCGGCAACTACACCATGCCCTTCGGCAACGCGGCCACCAACGACTACCTGCCCTTCACCGCCGCGATCACCACGCCCGGCGTGGGCACCACGGGCTACATCCGCATGGCCACCTACCCCACGGTAACGCTCGCCTCGCCGAACAACAGGCCCTTGCCCACGGCGGTGCCTTCCTTGGTTGACGTGAGCGGCATGGAGAACGCACCCAACGTGCTGGACCGTTGGTGGGTGATGGAGAGCGGTAATTTCACTGCGTCACCGATCGCCACCACGACCTTTGCCTACCGCGACGGAGAATGGAGCACGGGAACGAACACGATCACGGAGAGCGCATTGCAACTGGAGCGGCAGATGGGCGTGTGGAACATGTTCCCCACGGTGACGAACATCGCCGCCAACACGTTGACCGCAACGGGCATTCCGCTGATGACCTCTTCCTGGACGGCCGCGATGCTGGCCACCCCGCTGCCGGTGGAACTGCTCTCCTTCACTGGCAAGCGTCTCAACGAACGCGAAGTGCAGCTCGACTGGAGCACCGCCACCGAGCAGAACAATGCGGGCTTCGAGGTTTGGCGGATGATCGAAGGGGAAGATGACTTCACCGAGGTGGGCTGGGCGGATGGCGCTGGCAACAGCCAGCAGCTCATCAACTACCTGCACCCGGACAACAACAGGGCGAGCAAGACCAGCTACTACAAGCTGAAGCAGGTGGATCATGATGGGCAGTACGAGTGGAGCGCTGTGGTGGCAGTGGAAGGTGCAGGCTTCGCAACGCGACTCGTGGCCTATCCGAACCCGGCGCGCGATGTGATCACGCTCAGCGGGGTTCCGGAGAATAACACGATGATCACCATGCATGATGCGAGCGGTCGCTTGGTGAAGCAGTGGAGCAGCACTACGATGCTCACGGGGCTTGGCGAGCTGGAGCGCGGGGTGTACTTGTTGAATGCCCTGGATGCGGATGGAGGGGTTTTGGGCGTGCGGGTGGCGCTGGAATGA
- a CDS encoding LytTR family transcriptional regulator, translating into MPGEAVFVREGAQHVRLPVSEILFLEADDNSTHVHAVSKTYTVGRMLKEVLDEFPTHRMERVHRSYAVNLDRVKAISDNGLHVGERWLPIGRSFRGVVMKRLRML; encoded by the coding sequence ATGCCAGGCGAAGCGGTGTTCGTGCGTGAGGGCGCGCAGCATGTGCGCCTGCCGGTGAGCGAGATCCTCTTCCTGGAGGCCGACGATAACAGTACCCATGTGCATGCGGTGTCGAAGACCTACACCGTGGGCCGCATGCTGAAGGAGGTGCTGGATGAGTTTCCAACGCACCGCATGGAACGTGTGCACCGCAGCTACGCCGTGAACTTGGACCGTGTGAAGGCGATCAGCGACAACGGCTTGCATGTGGGAGAGCGCTGGCTGCCCATCGGGAGGAGCTTCCGGGGCGTGGTGATGAAGCGGCTGCGGATGCTCTGA
- a CDS encoding cupin domain-containing protein codes for MAPRPGPYHWFLNTLVRVHVSCDEGSDRISYIEYHVRQGESPPLHIHEREDEIFHLLAGEFTFRQDDAEVKKGPGDVIFIPKGVPHTFRCDSATGHFFSITTDRDFELFLRAMWRPAERAELPAPAVPSPAEIEALGRVAAEHHMPVIGPPLV; via the coding sequence ATGGCTCCACGACCCGGCCCCTACCATTGGTTCCTCAACACCCTTGTCCGCGTGCATGTCTCGTGCGACGAGGGCTCGGATCGCATCTCCTACATCGAGTACCACGTGCGCCAGGGCGAATCGCCGCCCTTGCACATCCACGAGCGGGAGGACGAGATCTTCCACCTGCTCGCGGGGGAGTTCACCTTCCGGCAGGACGATGCGGAAGTGAAGAAGGGACCCGGCGATGTGATCTTCATCCCGAAGGGTGTTCCACACACCTTCCGCTGCGATTCCGCCACCGGACACTTCTTCAGCATCACCACGGATCGCGACTTCGAGCTCTTCCTTCGGGCCATGTGGCGACCGGCGGAACGTGCAGAGCTGCCAGCACCCGCCGTGCCTTCGCCTGCGGAGATCGAAGCGCTGGGCAGGGTCGCAGCGGAGCATCACATGCCTGTGATCGGGCCGCCGCTTGTTTGA
- a CDS encoding response regulator transcription factor yields the protein MIRALIIDDEKPARDKLLMLVQQHFADRITVLAQCEDGEDAVKAIAAHRPDLLFLDVEMPKLSGFDVLRKSDLEGIDVIFTTAYDHYAIKAIKFAAVDYLLKPIDIDQLREALDRVQAKHGLSGGAERMQRMLEDVKSGITPDRLSVPTLHGFELVKVAEIVWCEAVNYYTVLHMTGGQQIAITRSLKEVEETLEGPDFIRIHRSHTINLKHLTKYIKGSGGQVVMSDGKTLDVARLRKDDLLARIGNR from the coding sequence ATGATACGCGCACTCATCATCGACGACGAGAAACCTGCACGCGACAAGCTGCTCATGCTCGTTCAGCAGCACTTCGCCGATCGCATCACCGTGCTGGCCCAGTGCGAGGATGGCGAGGATGCCGTGAAGGCCATCGCGGCGCATCGGCCGGACCTGCTCTTCCTGGACGTGGAAATGCCGAAGCTCAGCGGCTTCGACGTGCTTCGGAAGTCCGATCTGGAGGGCATCGACGTGATCTTCACCACGGCCTACGACCACTATGCCATCAAGGCCATCAAGTTCGCGGCGGTGGACTACTTGCTGAAGCCGATCGACATCGACCAGCTGCGCGAGGCCTTGGATCGGGTGCAAGCCAAGCACGGCCTCAGCGGCGGGGCTGAACGCATGCAGCGCATGCTGGAGGACGTGAAGAGCGGCATAACGCCGGACCGCCTCAGCGTGCCTACCCTCCACGGTTTCGAGCTCGTGAAAGTGGCCGAGATCGTCTGGTGCGAAGCAGTGAACTACTACACGGTCCTGCACATGACCGGAGGTCAGCAGATCGCCATCACTCGCAGCCTGAAGGAGGTCGAAGAGACCCTGGAAGGCCCCGACTTCATCCGCATCCACCGGAGCCACACCATCAACCTGAAGCATCTGACCAAGTACATCAAGGGCAGCGGCGGGCAGGTGGTGATGAGCGACGGCAAGACCCTGGACGTGGCGCGCCTGCGCAAGGATGACCTGCTGGCCCGCATCGGGAACCGGTAG
- a CDS encoding histidine kinase — protein MRRAVIPSFFFAATLYGQGQLPPRITFDLIGVNEGLPHALVECFLEDDRGSLWVGMQQGLAVYDGNDFVSVDIEADGSPIGVRNLTKDEHGIIWVAAEQGPVRVDPVSRRAQLVAIPDSLKQGVETLWAHAVLVTGPNELLFGTHVGTFFLNTVTRTFRGLRHPDGAPVKTFWRDMLADSARHGIWITTHDRGLVFYHTATGRLYEGEGDRAFSPLIAEKAVSLCHDGDGGLWCSDPRSGNIWHWDGTSSAVRAWDHVPGAPGTSLSTAWFLGRDRNGRIWGSASKPGGFRFDPKDGSAVVFDSEDLSVGSLPHGMIRNLYHSASGEVWLANLLGIAIHDPAQPQLRFFDVLSGGRSGRIWSMEFSGDSLLWCAMGEEGLARIDLSTGAVTRIPLVGRTDKHPVIWDVLPRGDAVIVASDGDVWSIDARTTQAMRIDVRDTTGAAIPSGRTWLSHDADGTFWKGVNLFTMVNFDPRTGRGRVHRPDSLTPGGMRFDNVYGAVSAKDGSLWSCGNLRGLMRFDRKSGHWTDLFADVREHRLRVGRLVGITASSDSVLWLASDGAGLVRYDIPAGAYTHYDHRHGITESGLVAVAVDARKRIWTVSDERLFCFDPIKERAVVVGPRGTGNEVASKWTLGTSAGGLLAYNVGRSVAVFDANPVGNLRTPPAPILAQLLVDGSPMALTGEDSLVMRYDNEQLEVHFGAVLPPGWILAYAMREPGGSWVEYKEGRINLRGLQPGEHTFQFRLVNLAGEPGPPTTLNVMIPPPWYQTLAARILFAVLLAMGIVLVFRARLNWIRKRERAQEEQARQVNELKLQALRAQMDPHFVFNCLNSIDSFIIANDREQASHYLGRFAKLIRLILQHSDSTRVPLEREVEMLRYYLELEALRFKTPFTFEVIVDEELEGEPVELPTMLVQPYIENAIWHGLRHKESAGHLSVIFDLRDDHLECVVEDNGIGREASRRINAQRSGIHKSMGMRVSADRLRIYGELERGASRVMVEDLKDPQGSATGTRVIINFPLMGKETEQ, from the coding sequence ATGCGCCGTGCGGTGATACCGTCCTTCTTCTTCGCCGCCACGCTGTACGGCCAGGGGCAGCTTCCGCCTCGAATCACCTTCGACCTGATCGGGGTGAACGAAGGCCTGCCGCATGCGCTGGTGGAGTGCTTCTTGGAGGATGACCGCGGGAGCCTATGGGTGGGCATGCAGCAGGGGCTCGCGGTCTACGATGGCAACGACTTCGTCTCCGTGGACATTGAAGCCGATGGTTCGCCCATCGGCGTGCGGAACCTCACCAAGGATGAGCACGGCATCATCTGGGTAGCGGCCGAGCAAGGTCCGGTGCGGGTCGATCCCGTTTCAAGGCGCGCGCAGCTCGTGGCCATTCCTGATTCGCTCAAACAAGGTGTTGAAACCCTCTGGGCGCATGCGGTTCTGGTCACTGGACCGAACGAACTGCTCTTCGGTACGCACGTCGGCACCTTTTTCCTCAACACGGTCACACGCACGTTCAGGGGGCTGAGGCATCCCGATGGAGCGCCGGTGAAGACCTTCTGGAGGGACATGCTGGCTGACAGTGCACGTCATGGCATTTGGATCACCACCCATGACCGCGGGCTGGTGTTCTACCACACGGCCACAGGCCGGCTGTACGAGGGGGAAGGTGATCGCGCCTTCTCACCGTTGATCGCAGAGAAAGCGGTGAGCCTTTGCCACGATGGGGATGGTGGGCTTTGGTGCAGCGATCCGCGCAGCGGTAACATCTGGCATTGGGACGGGACATCGAGCGCGGTGCGCGCTTGGGACCACGTGCCTGGAGCACCTGGGACCAGTTTATCCACGGCGTGGTTCCTTGGCCGCGACCGGAACGGGCGGATCTGGGGAAGCGCATCCAAGCCCGGGGGATTCCGTTTCGATCCGAAAGACGGGTCGGCGGTGGTGTTCGACAGCGAGGATCTTTCGGTCGGGTCGCTGCCCCATGGCATGATCAGGAACCTGTACCACAGCGCCAGCGGCGAAGTATGGCTGGCGAACTTGTTGGGCATCGCCATACATGATCCAGCGCAGCCGCAACTGCGGTTCTTCGATGTGCTGAGCGGTGGTCGTTCCGGCCGCATCTGGTCCATGGAGTTCAGCGGCGACAGCTTGCTCTGGTGCGCCATGGGCGAGGAGGGGCTCGCGCGGATCGACCTTTCCACTGGGGCGGTCACCCGGATCCCTCTGGTCGGTCGTACGGACAAGCACCCGGTCATTTGGGATGTGCTCCCGCGAGGAGATGCCGTGATCGTGGCGAGCGATGGCGACGTTTGGTCGATCGATGCGAGGACCACGCAAGCGATGCGGATCGACGTGCGCGACACGACGGGCGCTGCGATACCGAGCGGCCGCACATGGTTGTCCCATGATGCGGACGGCACGTTCTGGAAGGGGGTGAACCTCTTCACCATGGTGAACTTCGATCCGCGCACGGGTCGCGGTCGCGTTCACCGACCCGATAGCCTGACACCGGGCGGCATGCGGTTCGACAATGTCTATGGCGCCGTGAGCGCGAAGGACGGAAGCCTTTGGTCCTGCGGCAATCTTCGCGGACTTATGCGGTTCGATCGTAAAAGCGGGCACTGGACGGACCTTTTCGCCGATGTCCGCGAGCATCGGCTGCGTGTGGGCAGGCTCGTCGGCATCACGGCATCATCGGACAGCGTCCTTTGGCTCGCTTCCGATGGTGCGGGACTGGTCCGGTACGATATCCCTGCTGGTGCATACACGCACTACGATCATCGCCACGGCATCACCGAGTCGGGCTTGGTCGCGGTGGCGGTGGATGCGCGCAAGCGCATTTGGACCGTTTCGGACGAACGGTTGTTCTGTTTCGATCCGATCAAGGAGCGGGCCGTGGTGGTCGGTCCGCGCGGCACCGGCAATGAAGTAGCGTCCAAGTGGACCCTGGGCACCTCGGCAGGTGGCCTGCTCGCGTACAATGTGGGTCGCTCTGTAGCGGTCTTCGATGCCAACCCGGTGGGGAACCTCCGGACGCCGCCTGCGCCGATACTCGCGCAGCTATTGGTGGACGGTTCTCCGATGGCGCTGACCGGCGAGGACAGCCTGGTCATGCGCTACGATAACGAGCAGCTCGAGGTGCACTTCGGTGCGGTACTGCCCCCGGGTTGGATCCTCGCCTACGCCATGCGGGAGCCGGGAGGGTCGTGGGTCGAATACAAGGAAGGCCGCATCAACCTGCGAGGACTGCAACCAGGAGAGCACACCTTCCAGTTCCGGCTCGTGAACCTGGCGGGTGAACCTGGCCCCCCCACCACGTTGAACGTGATGATCCCTCCACCATGGTACCAGACGCTGGCGGCCCGCATCCTTTTCGCCGTGCTGCTGGCCATGGGCATCGTACTGGTGTTCCGGGCACGCCTCAACTGGATCCGCAAGCGCGAGCGCGCGCAGGAGGAACAAGCGCGCCAGGTGAACGAGCTGAAGCTGCAGGCGCTTCGCGCGCAGATGGACCCGCACTTCGTCTTCAACTGCCTCAACAGCATTGATAGCTTCATCATCGCCAATGACCGCGAGCAGGCCTCCCATTACCTGGGCCGCTTCGCCAAGCTCATCCGACTTATCCTGCAGCACAGCGATAGCACGCGAGTGCCCTTGGAGCGCGAGGTGGAGATGCTGCGCTACTACCTCGAGCTCGAGGCGTTGCGGTTCAAGACACCGTTCACCTTCGAGGTGATAGTGGATGAAGAGCTGGAAGGCGAACCGGTGGAGCTGCCCACCATGCTGGTCCAGCCGTACATCGAGAACGCCATCTGGCATGGGCTGCGGCACAAGGAATCCGCGGGCCATCTTTCCGTGATCTTCGACCTGCGCGACGATCATCTGGAATGCGTGGTGGAGGACAATGGCATAGGGCGCGAGGCTTCTCGCAGGATCAACGCGCAGCGCAGCGGAATACACAAGAGCATGGGCATGCGCGTCAGCGCGGACCGATTGCGGATCTATGGCGAACTGGAACGCGGTGCGTCACGGGTGATGGTGGAGGACCTGAAGGATCCGCAGGGGAGCGCGACCGGGACACGCGTGATCATCAACTTTCCGCTGATGGGGAAGGAAACCGAACAATGA
- a CDS encoding DinB family protein yields the protein MTDQQVLFVKMALGAWNSELKYTDALLAKLSDEQLMREVSPGRNRGIYLLGHLTAVHDQMLPLLRFREEIHPELYGPFHDEPDGAVADLPPIARLRALWKDVNDALAKHMADLGPEEWFTRHANISEADFPKEPHRNRLNVVISRTNHLAYHRGQLVLIQSK from the coding sequence ATGACCGACCAACAAGTGCTCTTCGTGAAGATGGCGCTCGGCGCCTGGAACAGCGAGCTCAAGTACACCGATGCACTGCTGGCGAAACTCAGCGACGAGCAGCTGATGCGCGAGGTATCGCCCGGACGAAACCGCGGCATCTACCTCCTCGGCCACCTCACCGCCGTGCACGACCAGATGCTCCCCTTGCTGCGGTTCCGTGAGGAGATCCATCCGGAGCTGTACGGGCCCTTCCACGATGAGCCGGATGGCGCCGTGGCCGACCTCCCGCCGATCGCGCGGCTACGTGCCCTGTGGAAGGACGTGAACGATGCCTTGGCGAAGCACATGGCGGACCTTGGACCCGAGGAGTGGTTCACGCGCCATGCGAACATCTCCGAGGCCGACTTCCCCAAGGAGCCGCACCGCAACCGCTTGAACGTGGTGATCAGCCGCACGAACCACCTGGCCTACCACCGCGGGCAGTTGGTACTGATTCAGTCCAAGTAG